The Dokdonella sp. nucleotide sequence CGATGTCGATGCCGCCCTGCCAGTGTTGCGCGAGGCGCTGTCCCTGCATGAACGGGCGACGACGCCGTCACATCGCACGATCGGCCTGGCGCAGCTGGCGCTGGCCGCGGCGCTGTGCCAGAACACCGCCATCGATGAAGGTCGCGCCCTGCTCGCCGATGCGCGCCGAGAATTGCACGTCACCCCTCCGGCACCGCTGGACCTGCAGCGGATCGACGCCACCGGACTCCTCTGCCATGAATGATCATGCTGGCATCTCGACGACACCGGACGAAGTCACCCTGTTGTTGCGCGCTATCCGCGAAGGCAATCCGGATGCGCTCAACGACGCCTTCAACCTGCTCTACGGCGAACTCAAGCGCATGGCGCAACGCGCACTCGGCAGTGGCAACGGCACGCTCAATCCGACCGGCCTCGTGCACGAATGCTTCCTGCGCATGTCGGCCGGCGACGCAAAGCCCGGCGACCGCAGCCATTTCTTCGCGCTCGCATCGCGCGTGATGCGCCAGGTGATCTGCGACCATGCACGGCGACGCCTCGCGCAGAAGCGCGACGGCGGCATCGCCGTCACCCTGAACGACGCCGACACGGCCCTGCTCGACGAAGCGCAGCGCCTGGTCGAACTGGACGAACTGCTGATCCGCCTGGCCGAACGCGACCGCCGCCAGGCCGACGTCGTGGTCTGCCGAGCATTCGCCGGCCTCACCGCCGACGAAACCGCCGAAGCGCTGGGCATATCGGTGCGCACCGTGCAGAGCGACTGGGCCGCGGCGAAGGACTGGCTGGGGGAGCATCGCGGGTAGATCGCGACGGGGTTTCGACAGCGAAGCCGGTCGGTCGCTCCCGCTGTGCAGACACGAAAAGCCCCGCGTCTCGGCGGGGCTTTTCGTTGGAGCCTGGGTTTGTCGGTGAGGAGTGCGGCCACGGATGGCCGCTTCCCGATCCTCGCGATCACGCACGATCGCTGAAGTACATCCTTAAGCGATGCTCTGATCCCTATGGCGACGAGACGCGGTTCCGCGACGCCGTCGCCCGGCCGATGGCGGCCGGGCGGAGGCGGTGGCTTCAGTTGCAGGAGGTCGCCGGGGTGCTGCCGTTGCTGGCAGGCGTGTTGTTTGATTTGTAGCTGTGCACGCAGGTGAGGTTGCCGGAGCCGGTGAACTTGTTGCCGACGTACTCGACCAGGGAGCCGGCGATTTGGACCACGGCCGTACCGGTCGTCTCCAGCAGGAAGGCGCCCGTCGTCGAGCTGGTTGCCACATGGCTGTCCTGGATGCGGACGTTGCCATTGCTGCCGAGATAAATCGCTCGGTGACCGCCGCACAGGTAGCTGTCACGGATCAGCGGTGAGGACGACGTGCCCTGGAAGGCGAAACCGGTGCCCGTGGCGTTGCTGCAGGTCAGATCCGAGGCCTCGGCACCATACAGATGGCTGTTTTCTATCAGTGCTTGCGGAAAGCCTCCCGTGTTGTTGACGCTGCCAACGGCGGCATTGACGGTGGTCGCGCCGCTGGCGCGCAGCGTGGCGCGACTGATGTGCGGTTCGGAGTCGTACAGATAGACGGCGTAGCGTGCGGTACCGGAACCGGCGGCAACGATTTCGACATCTTCGATCCGGGTGCTGCGACTGGCGCCTTCGTTCCCGTAGACGCCGATCCCGTAGGCGCCGCTGCCAGTGTGTTCGATCCGAAGATTGCTGAGGCGGGCTTGGTTGGCGAGGCTGAACACTGCCGCGTTCGGCACCGGCGAGGCCGCCGTATTGCTGGCGCGGATCACCGTGCTGCCCTTGCCCATGCCGCGGACATGGACGTAGCCGGGCACGTTCAATGGACCGGCCTCGTTGTAGATGCCGGGGCCGACCAGAACCAGGTAGGGGTTGCTCGCGCTGGGAGCGCTGATCGATGCGAGGGCGGCGGCGACGGTCGCGAACTGGCCGCCGCTCACGCCGACCGTGCGCAGGTTGGCCATGGCGATGCTGCCGGCCTCGGCCGCACCGAGAGCGAACAATGCCTGCGGCGCCGCCGTCACCTTCTGTCTCGGGCTCAGCAGCGTGTAGCTGCCGGTGCTAGCGCCGGGTCGGACTTCGATCTGCAGCCAGTGTTGGCGATCTGCGATCGGGCTGGTGCCGAAGTCGAGCTCGAGGGCGAAGGTGCCCCCGGTCACGGAGACGTCATCGCTGGTGAGCTGTGGGCCGACCAAGCTGCCTCCGGTGGGCGCGTCGTACAGGCGCAGGCGGAAGTCGAACTGGCCGTTGGACGGGTTTCCGGATTGCC carries:
- a CDS encoding ECF-type sigma factor; translated protein: MNDHAGISTTPDEVTLLLRAIREGNPDALNDAFNLLYGELKRMAQRALGSGNGTLNPTGLVHECFLRMSAGDAKPGDRSHFFALASRVMRQVICDHARRRLAQKRDGGIAVTLNDADTALLDEAQRLVELDELLIRLAERDRRQADVVVCRAFAGLTADETAEALGISVRTVQSDWAAAKDWLGEHRG